TAAATGGAATTCACTGGGATTTCATAGTGGATGATCAACGAGGATCCTCTCTTAGTATGATTCATGAAGATATCAGCTACAATGATTTGATTGTGGCTGTTTTAGAAGATTTTGGAATTGATGGCAACAGAAACAGTGTAAATCTTAGCTATGCCTCACCTTCAAAATTAAACTTTGGTACAAAAGAGCTTCCTCCAGCATTTATTAGGAATGATCGTCAAGTAACATCTTATCTGAGCAAACTTAAGGAGAATGGAGACCTTCATCTATGTGTAACCATTAAGGTAACTGCATGAAACTCTTTTGCTAACTTGTTTGTTTATTAGagttatcatttattttataaggtAGTATGTAGTAGTAGTGATTTGCTCATTGCTTGAAGAAGTTTGCCATAGCAGTATCTATTACAACTTTTACATTTATAAGACCTTATAATAATAGTTGTGCATTTTGCAGGATCAttaccaaatatattttaactattagcttttatgttttttttttaatgtttcagagAAGAACTCAATTATCACCAATGATTATGTCAAATATGATCCAGCCACGGGGTGGAAATAGTAATCATGATTTGCCTATTGCTGGAACTAGTAATCCGCGTGAGGTATTTATTACAACTCTCATTTTTATAAGGCCTTgtaaatgattatatatttagctTTATCTTTTTATGTTTCATTACAAGATTCATTACTagctttatgtttttatgtttcagaCAGGAACACAAAAATCACCATTGATTATGTCAAACATGATTCAGACACAAGATGAAATTTCTAGTACTCATGATTCGCCTATTGCTGGAAGTAGTAATGTATTTGAGGTACTTTTCAAAACTCTTACCTTAACATTCATAATTATAATGTCTTATAAAGGTAATAAATACATGTTTAATTTTCTAGAGAGGAACAAAAACACACGCGGAGACTGAATGGAACAGCATTCAGAGAGTTGACGAAGTCTCTGGTATACAACATACTTGTATTAGCGACAGTCTTATTTCTCCTTCAAGTGGTCTTGTTAGCAATAAGGTACATATAACTTTTTCCTCtgtcaaatataaatatatgagagTTTAATCAATGTCTTATAATGggttataaattctatttttaatgtatatgtttcatgtttttatCTTAGAGAGGATTGGACTCGATTGGACTTGCTGTATATGGGTCTGGAAAGTCAAAATTGCCATCTTTCTCCAGTAGACGTGGTAGAGAAAGCATGGGAGAAGATATCTTGTCTCCCAGttgtggtgatgatgatgatttgttCTGCGGGAAGTTTTTCAAGGATAAAAAGGAAATGAGCACAAAGTTGAGGTTGCATGCAGTTAGTAAAAGCTTTGAGTTCCACACAGAATATTCAGACAAAACACGTTATGTTCTTAGTTGTGTGGATGAAAGATGCAGTTGGAGTTTTCGTGCAAAATCAGTTAAAGGATCTCAGAGTTTTTTTGTTCGTCATTATGTATCTAAACATACTTGTGACACTTCTCTGAGAACTGTTAGTCATCGGCAAGCTACTGCAAAATTGTTGGGAACTATGGTCAGCAATCATTATGAAGGAGGAAAGATTGGGCTGAAACCTAAACAGATCATGGAAAaagctagaaatgatcatggtGTTGTGATTACATATTCAAAGGCTTGGAGGTCTCAAGAGCACGGCCAAGATATAGCTAGGGGTACTCCTGATGACAGTTATGAAGCTTTGCCCAGTTGGTTTCAcatgataaaagaaaagaatccaGGTTCTGTGACTTTTATCGAAGTTGATGCTGTTGGGAAATTCAAATACGCATTTTTGTCGCTTGGTCCATCTATCAGAGGGTTTAAGTTGATGAGGAAGGTACTTTCTGTTGATGGTGCCCATCTGAAATCAAAGTATAAAGGGACTCTACTTGCTGCCACAGCACAAGATGGTAATTTTCACTTGTATCCTATAGCTTTTGCTATAGTTGATTCTGAGAATGAAGCCTCATGGAGTTGGTTTATGAAATGTCTGAAAACCATCATTCCTGATGAAGAGGATTTGGTTTTTGTCTCTGATCGTGCGGCCTCTATTGAAAAAGCTCTTTTACAACATTATCCTGTTGCTCACCATGGAATCTGCATCTTTCACTTTCAAAAGAATGTCCAGGACAATTTCAAAAGTTCAACACTTGTCCCTTTGGTTGTTGAAGCTGGTTATGCCTACACCAAAGCTGATTTCGATTGCTATTTT
This genomic interval from Brassica napus cultivar Da-Ae chromosome A6, Da-Ae, whole genome shotgun sequence contains the following:
- the LOC125575886 gene encoding uncharacterized protein LOC125575886, which encodes MVFEICSICGEWKLINGIHWDFIVDDQRGSSLSMIHEDISYNDLIVAVLEDFGIDGNRNSVNLSYASPSKLNFGTKELPPAFIRNDRQVTSYLSKLKENGDLHLCVTIKRRTQLSPMIMSNMIQPRGGNSNHDLPIAGTSNPRETGTQKSPLIMSNMIQTQDEISSTHDSPIAGSSNVFERGTKTHAETEWNSIQRVDEVSGIQHTCISDSLISPSSGLVSNKRGLDSIGLAVYGSGKSKLPSFSSRRGRESMGEDILSPSCGDDDDLFCGKFFKDKKEMSTKLRLHAVSKSFEFHTEYSDKTRYVLSCVDERCSWSFRAKSVKGSQSFFVRHYVSKHTCDTSLRTVSHRQATAKLLGTMVSNHYEGGKIGLKPKQIMEKARNDHGVVITYSKAWRSQEHGQDIARGTPDDSYEALPSWFHMIKEKNPGSVTFIEVDAVGKFKYAFLSLGPSIRGFKLMRKVLSVDGAHLKSKYKGTLLAATAQDGNFHLYPIAFAIVDSENEASWSWFMKCLKTIIPDEEDLVFVSDRAASIEKALLQHYPVAHHGICIFHFQKNVQDNFKSSTLVPLVVEAGYAYTKADFDCYFQEIEESDIVLADYLRKADFRKWTRAYSPANRFNIMTSNLAESINSLLKVSREYPIVCLFDTIRMIMTKWFTERREEGVRHMHPVTVEVGNKMKELYDFTSRFLEVSKINDSEFEVKGDTRDQVVNFQTRHCSCFVFDIEKFPCAHAIAAAKSGNKHENDYVDEFFSNERFTLAYSESVYPVGDKTYWDIPPHVASFVCRPPSTRFPSGRRKKKRIPSSWEYGKYRPISKPSPKAYKCSRCGQKGHNKGSCVRPI